The Benincasa hispida cultivar B227 chromosome 9, ASM972705v1, whole genome shotgun sequence genome has a segment encoding these proteins:
- the LOC120084576 gene encoding uncharacterized protein LOC120084576 yields the protein MDYEKKFKAYQDHANFIHQPPKPLHPTIASWPFEAWGPDLVSAITPKSSAGHSCILAATDYFSRWAEAVALREAKKENVVDFIRTHIIYRYGIPHRIVTDNRR from the coding sequence ATGGATTATGAAAAGAAGTTCAAAGCCTATCAAGATCACGCGAATTTCATTCATCAACCGCCCAAGCCTCTGCATCCGACCATAGCCTCGTGGCCTTTCGAAGCATGGGGGCCTGATCTGGTTAGCGCTATAACACCTAAGTCGTCAGCAGGGCACTCATGTATCCTTGCAGCCACTGACTACTTTTCAAGATGGGCTGAGGCTGTCGCTCTAAGGGAAGCTAAGAAAGAAAACGTGGTGGATTTTATCCGCACTCATATCATTTATCGGTACGGTATTCCCCATCGGATCGTGACGGATAACAGGAGATAA